Proteins encoded within one genomic window of Amorphoplanes friuliensis DSM 7358:
- a CDS encoding sugar transferase, which translates to MQTIEPVSTLDITGVSAQFNPHQRAGKARTGWQHRYALTLYLIDSAVVLCAAVLALFLRFGTAGSEPYMRGYLLLTAILPVAWIACLAVNRAHEPRHLFVGTDEYARVFRSGLALTAGLAIVSFAFDLRLARGYVIIAMPLVIIVDLGARFVFRQMLHRSWARGEKLHRVILVGHERAVADMTRRLRREHHHGLGIIGACLPPGQRRQGFSPGLPPIYGTFDGVAAAVTRSDADTVVVLSCPEIDGTALRQLAWQLERDDIDLIVASTLVDVAGDRTTIRPVDGLPMLHVEHPRLKGSARVVKTVFDWVGALVLLILATPLLLTIAAVVKFAPGGRGPAIFRQERVGKNGRPFMLFKFRTMQVNAEARLTELRNLNDNDGALFKMRKDPRVTPVGRWLRRFSLDEIPQLVNVLKGDMSLVGPRPPLAREVAGYPADMRRRLVVKPGLTGLWQVSGRSDLSWEESIRLDLTYVENWSLAMDLAILARTASAVVRSSGAY; encoded by the coding sequence GTGCAGACCATCGAACCAGTGTCGACGCTTGATATCACTGGGGTATCTGCGCAGTTCAACCCGCACCAGCGAGCCGGCAAGGCGCGCACAGGGTGGCAACACCGTTACGCTCTGACGCTTTACCTCATCGACTCCGCCGTGGTGCTCTGCGCGGCGGTCCTGGCATTGTTCCTGCGGTTCGGCACCGCGGGCAGCGAGCCATACATGCGCGGCTATTTGTTGCTGACCGCGATTCTGCCCGTGGCCTGGATCGCCTGCCTCGCCGTCAACCGCGCCCACGAGCCCCGCCACCTGTTCGTCGGCACCGACGAGTACGCTCGCGTATTTCGTTCCGGATTGGCGCTGACCGCCGGGCTGGCCATTGTTTCCTTTGCGTTCGACCTGCGTCTGGCGCGCGGTTACGTGATTATCGCCATGCCGCTGGTCATCATCGTCGATCTCGGCGCCCGGTTCGTCTTCCGGCAGATGCTTCACCGTTCCTGGGCCCGCGGCGAGAAACTCCACCGGGTCATCCTGGTCGGCCACGAGCGCGCGGTCGCCGACATGACCCGCCGGCTGCGCCGCGAGCACCACCACGGTCTCGGCATCATCGGCGCGTGCCTGCCTCCCGGTCAGCGCCGGCAGGGCTTCTCCCCCGGTCTGCCCCCGATCTACGGCACCTTCGACGGGGTCGCCGCGGCGGTCACCCGGTCCGATGCGGACACGGTGGTCGTCCTCTCCTGCCCGGAGATCGACGGTACGGCGCTGCGCCAGCTCGCCTGGCAGCTCGAACGTGACGACATCGACCTGATCGTGGCCAGCACCCTGGTCGACGTGGCCGGTGACCGCACCACGATCCGCCCGGTGGACGGCCTGCCGATGCTGCACGTGGAGCACCCCCGGCTCAAGGGCAGTGCCCGTGTCGTCAAGACGGTCTTCGACTGGGTCGGCGCGCTCGTCCTGCTGATCCTCGCGACACCACTGCTCCTGACCATCGCCGCCGTGGTGAAGTTCGCGCCGGGTGGCCGCGGCCCGGCCATCTTCCGGCAGGAGCGGGTCGGCAAGAACGGCCGGCCGTTCATGCTCTTCAAGTTCCGCACCATGCAGGTGAACGCCGAGGCGCGCCTGACCGAGCTGAGGAACCTCAACGACAACGACGGCGCGCTCTTCAAGATGCGCAAGGACCCGCGGGTCACACCGGTGGGCCGCTGGCTGCGACGGTTCTCCCTGGACGAGATCCCGCAGCTGGTCAACGTGCTCAAGGGCGACATGTCCCTGGTCGGCCCGCGCCCGCCGCTGGCCCGTGAGGTGGCCGGATACCCGGCCGACATGCGCCGGCGGCTCGTCGTCAAGCCGGGTCTGACCGGTCTGTGGCAGGTGTCCGGGCGTTCGGACCTGTCCTGGGAGGAGTCGATCCGGCTCGACCTGACGTACGTGGAGAACTGGTCCCTGGCCATGGATCTGGCCATCCTCGCCCGTACCGCCAGCGCGGTCGTCCGCAGCTCGGGAGCGTACTGA
- a CDS encoding dTDP-4-dehydrorhamnose 3,5-epimerase family protein, with amino-acid sequence MKIRQLTIEGAYEVTPVQHSDSRGTFLEWYRFDALAAAVGHPLDLAQANLSTSARDVVRGIHFADVPPGQAKYVTCVSGSVLDVVVDIRVGSPTFGLWEAVPLDDDARQAVYLSEGLGHAFCALTEGATVAYLCSSTYRPGHEHGIDPLDPELGITWPVGTPLLSTKDAGAPSLSQARAAGLLPEYAACSTYIETRRRMKDTGSSPSAD; translated from the coding sequence GTGAAGATCCGCCAGCTCACCATCGAGGGCGCGTACGAGGTGACGCCGGTGCAGCACAGCGACTCCCGCGGCACCTTCCTGGAGTGGTACAGGTTCGACGCGCTGGCCGCGGCGGTCGGCCATCCGCTGGATCTGGCCCAGGCCAACCTCTCCACGTCGGCGCGGGACGTGGTGCGCGGCATCCATTTCGCCGATGTGCCACCGGGGCAGGCGAAGTACGTGACGTGCGTGTCGGGCTCGGTGCTCGACGTGGTGGTGGACATTCGTGTCGGGTCGCCCACGTTCGGCCTCTGGGAGGCCGTCCCGCTCGACGACGACGCGCGGCAGGCCGTTTATCTGTCCGAGGGTCTCGGGCACGCGTTCTGCGCGCTGACCGAGGGCGCGACCGTGGCGTACCTGTGCTCGTCGACCTACCGGCCGGGGCACGAGCACGGCATCGACCCGCTGGACCCGGAGCTCGGCATCACCTGGCCGGTCGGTACGCCGCTGCTGTCCACCAAGGACGCCGGGGCGCCGTCGCTGTCGCAGGCGCGGGCCGCGGGGCTGCTACCTGAATACGCTGCTTGTTCTACCTATATCGAAACAAGACGTCGGATGAAAGACACGGGGTCGTCCCCGTCGGCCGATTGA
- the rfbA gene encoding glucose-1-phosphate thymidylyltransferase RfbA, with product MRGILLAGGTGSRLWPITMAMSKQLMPIFDKPMVYYPLTTLVSAGISEILVITTPEDQPHFQRLLGDGSRFGLSLTYAEQPKPDGIAQAFRIGADFIGDQPVAMVLGDNIFHGVGLGRQLAKYAQPAGGRIFAYPVADPHRYGVVEFDDNGKVLSIEEKPERPKSTYVVPGLYFYDADVVRIAEKLEPSARGELEITAVNEEYLRQGRLDVTVLDRGTAWLDTGTFQSMVQASEYVRVIEERQGMKIGCVEEAAWRLGFISDDRVRELAEPLMKSGYGEYLVRMLETNRFGGAL from the coding sequence GTGCGCGGAATCCTGCTCGCCGGTGGCACCGGCTCGCGACTCTGGCCCATCACCATGGCCATGTCGAAACAGCTCATGCCGATCTTCGACAAACCGATGGTCTACTACCCCCTCACCACGCTGGTCTCGGCCGGGATCAGCGAGATCCTCGTCATCACCACACCCGAGGACCAACCCCATTTCCAGCGGTTGCTGGGCGACGGGAGCCGTTTCGGGCTCTCCCTGACGTACGCGGAACAGCCGAAACCTGACGGTATAGCCCAGGCGTTCCGGATCGGGGCCGATTTCATCGGTGATCAGCCGGTCGCGATGGTTCTCGGTGACAACATCTTCCACGGTGTCGGCCTGGGCCGGCAGCTGGCCAAGTACGCCCAGCCGGCCGGTGGGCGGATTTTCGCTTATCCGGTGGCCGATCCGCACCGGTACGGCGTGGTCGAGTTCGACGACAACGGCAAGGTGCTCTCGATCGAGGAGAAGCCGGAACGCCCGAAATCCACGTACGTGGTGCCGGGTCTCTATTTCTACGACGCCGACGTCGTCCGGATCGCCGAGAAGCTGGAGCCCAGCGCCCGCGGCGAGCTGGAGATCACCGCGGTCAACGAGGAGTACCTGCGCCAGGGCCGGCTCGACGTGACCGTGCTGGACCGGGGCACGGCGTGGCTCGACACGGGCACGTTCCAGTCGATGGTCCAGGCGTCGGAGTACGTCCGCGTCATCGAGGAGCGGCAGGGCATGAAGATCGGGTGTGTCGAGGAGGCGGCCTGGCGGCTCGGGTTCATCTCCGACGACCGCGTCCGCGAGCTGGCGGAACCGCTGATGAAGAGCGGGTACGGCGAGTACCTGGTGCGGATGCTCGAGACCAACCGGTTCGGGGGCGCCCTGTGA
- the rfbB gene encoding dTDP-glucose 4,6-dehydratase: MQIFVTGGAGFIGSAYVRALLQDEYPGAAGASVTVLDLLSYSGNRANLPVADSRLRFVQGDIADAALLRDLLPGHDAVVHFAAESHVDRSIAGAVPFVTTNVLGTQVLLDAARTAGIGRFVHVSTDEVYGSIAEGSWTETWPLMPNSPYAASKAGSDLLALAAHRTHGMDVVVTRCSNNYGPYQFPEKVIPLFVTNLLDGKQVPLYGDGGNIRDWLHVADHCRGIQLALEKGRAGEVYHIGGGTELSNRELTGRLLDACGAGWDMVRPVEDRKGHDRRYSLDITKISEELGYAPQVTLDEGLASTVAWYRDNRDWWEPLKAGSA; encoded by the coding sequence GTGCAGATTTTTGTCACCGGCGGCGCCGGATTCATCGGTTCGGCCTATGTCCGTGCCCTCCTGCAGGATGAGTACCCCGGTGCTGCCGGGGCCTCCGTGACGGTTCTGGACCTGTTGTCCTATTCGGGAAATCGGGCCAACCTGCCGGTGGCAGATTCCCGACTCCGATTTGTGCAGGGCGACATCGCCGATGCGGCGCTGTTGCGCGACCTCCTGCCCGGGCACGACGCCGTGGTCCATTTCGCGGCGGAATCCCATGTGGACCGGTCAATTGCGGGTGCTGTCCCTTTCGTCACCACAAATGTGCTCGGGACGCAGGTGCTGCTCGACGCGGCCCGCACCGCGGGGATCGGTCGTTTTGTGCACGTCTCGACCGACGAGGTCTACGGCTCGATCGCCGAGGGCTCGTGGACCGAGACCTGGCCCCTGATGCCGAATTCCCCGTACGCCGCCTCGAAAGCCGGATCGGACCTGCTGGCGCTGGCGGCGCACCGCACCCACGGCATGGACGTCGTCGTGACCCGCTGCTCCAACAACTACGGCCCGTACCAGTTCCCGGAGAAGGTCATCCCGCTCTTCGTGACCAACCTCCTGGACGGCAAACAGGTGCCGCTCTACGGCGACGGCGGCAACATCCGCGACTGGCTCCACGTCGCCGACCACTGCCGCGGCATCCAGCTGGCCCTCGAGAAGGGCCGGGCCGGCGAGGTCTACCACATCGGCGGCGGCACCGAGCTCAGCAACCGCGAGCTGACGGGCCGCCTGCTCGACGCCTGCGGCGCCGGCTGGGACATGGTGCGGCCCGTCGAGGACCGCAAGGGTCACGACCGCCGCTACTCGCTCGACATCACCAAGATCAGCGAAGAGCTCGGGTACGCCCCGCAGGTGACCCTCGACGAAGGCCTCGCCTCGACCGTCGCCTGGTACCGCGACAACCGCGACTGGTGGGAGCCGCTGAAGGCCGGGTCAGCCTGA
- the rfbD gene encoding dTDP-4-dehydrorhamnose reductase, with translation MRWLVTGAGGMLGRDLRTVLAEAGETDVVAATRADLDVTDQSAVRAAVAGADVVLNTAAWTDVDGAETAEEAATAVNGHAVHTLAAAAGKHLIHLSTDYVFAGDATAPYPEDAVPAPVNAYGRSKAIGEQAVLAAGGYVVRTAWLYGAHGPNFVRTMLRLAAERDTLDVVDDQQGPPTWSYALARQLVDLAGAARDGRAAPGAYHGTAAGSTTWYGLARAVFEEAGLDPDRVRPTTSATFRRPAPRPSYSVLGHAAWSRSGVDPLPDWRSMLTSAMPTLS, from the coding sequence ATGCGCTGGCTCGTGACCGGTGCCGGCGGCATGCTCGGCCGGGACCTCCGCACGGTCCTGGCCGAGGCGGGCGAGACGGATGTGGTGGCGGCGACCCGCGCCGACCTCGACGTCACCGACCAGTCCGCGGTGCGAGCAGCGGTTGCCGGTGCCGACGTTGTCCTCAACACCGCCGCCTGGACGGACGTCGACGGCGCCGAGACCGCCGAGGAGGCCGCAACCGCCGTCAACGGTCACGCCGTGCACACCCTGGCGGCGGCCGCCGGCAAACACCTGATCCATCTCTCCACCGACTACGTCTTCGCCGGAGATGCCACCGCCCCCTATCCGGAGGACGCGGTCCCGGCTCCGGTCAACGCGTACGGGCGGAGCAAGGCGATCGGTGAGCAGGCCGTCCTGGCTGCCGGTGGTTACGTCGTACGGACCGCGTGGCTCTACGGCGCGCACGGCCCCAACTTCGTGCGCACGATGCTGCGCCTGGCCGCCGAACGCGACACCCTCGACGTCGTCGACGACCAGCAGGGCCCGCCCACGTGGTCGTACGCCCTCGCCCGGCAGCTCGTCGACCTCGCCGGCGCCGCCCGGGACGGCCGAGCCGCGCCCGGGGCGTACCACGGCACCGCCGCCGGCTCGACCACCTGGTACGGCCTCGCCCGCGCGGTCTTCGAGGAGGCCGGCCTCGACCCGGACCGGGTACGCCCGACCACGAGCGCCACCTTCCGCCGCCCGGCGCCCCGCCCGTCCTACAGCGTCCTCGGCCACGCCGCCTGGTCCAGGTCCGGCGTCGACCCGCTGCCCGACTGGCGCTCGATGCTGACCTCGGCGATGCCCACGCTGAGCTGA
- a CDS encoding zinc-binding dehydrogenase, whose product MRVVRATGFGGPELLVVGEAPDPVAGLGQVVVEVSVASMTFVETQIRQGVDRWHEPPRLPYVPGGLVAGLVIETGERVDPAWLGQRVVAGTGETGGFAERAVAEAEDLFTVPEGLGLPEAAALCSDGSTAQGLVERAGIRAGDRVLVEAAAGGVGTLLVQLCLTAGAQVIGAARGPAKVDLIRRLEADAAVDYSGSGWTAEVLEATGGLGPTVVFDGVGGRIGRAAFEVTARGGRFSVHGASSGEVTGIDAAEARDRGVQVIGIEQLFEFRPQVRRWAAQIMAAAVGGSVRPVIGQTFPLERAADAHAVVENHTALGKTLLVI is encoded by the coding sequence ATGCGGGTGGTGCGGGCGACGGGATTCGGTGGACCTGAGCTCCTGGTCGTGGGTGAGGCTCCCGATCCGGTGGCCGGCCTCGGTCAGGTGGTGGTCGAGGTGTCGGTGGCGAGCATGACGTTCGTCGAGACCCAGATCCGGCAGGGTGTGGACAGGTGGCACGAACCGCCTCGGCTGCCGTACGTGCCCGGCGGGCTGGTGGCCGGGCTGGTGATCGAGACCGGGGAGCGCGTGGACCCGGCCTGGCTGGGGCAGCGGGTGGTCGCCGGCACCGGAGAGACCGGCGGCTTCGCCGAAAGGGCCGTGGCGGAGGCCGAGGACCTGTTCACGGTGCCGGAAGGGTTGGGTCTGCCGGAGGCCGCCGCCCTCTGCAGCGACGGCAGCACAGCGCAGGGTCTCGTCGAACGCGCCGGGATCAGGGCCGGCGATCGGGTCCTGGTCGAGGCTGCGGCGGGTGGTGTGGGCACGCTGCTGGTGCAGCTCTGCCTCACGGCCGGCGCCCAGGTGATCGGTGCAGCCCGTGGGCCGGCGAAGGTCGATCTGATCCGGCGGCTGGAAGCCGACGCCGCTGTCGACTATTCCGGTTCGGGCTGGACCGCGGAGGTGCTCGAGGCCACGGGCGGCCTCGGGCCGACTGTCGTGTTCGACGGCGTCGGGGGCCGGATCGGGCGGGCCGCGTTCGAGGTGACTGCTCGCGGTGGCCGGTTCTCGGTGCACGGCGCGTCCAGCGGCGAGGTCACCGGCATCGACGCGGCCGAGGCGCGGGATCGCGGCGTGCAGGTGATCGGTATCGAGCAGCTCTTCGAATTCCGCCCGCAGGTGCGGCGGTGGGCGGCACAGATCATGGCGGCGGCCGTCGGCGGGTCGGTCCGGCCCGTCATCGGGCAGACCTTCCCGCTGGAACGCGCCGCCGACGCTCACGCCGTCGTCGAGAACCACACTGCTCTGGGCAAGACCCTGCTGGTGATCTGA
- a CDS encoding sulfotransferase domain-containing protein: protein MINRTVTFAKHHTPNSVRVVARRMLLEAHNAKVRMTVPVQAPSAYENVFHCAMRKTASQWIKAMLSDPLVYRHSGLLPYDPRPYKWQHPEPFPSGRIVSSLFLSHKKFQAIPRPERCRAFFVMRDPRDIVVSSYFSTRSSHTPMGDIPRVRKVLLEKPRKEGLLYVISHLTAKGSFKALRSWAVAPEADDIRLFRYEDLTGPDQRAEVDRLLRHCGIVLPPAELDSLLSHYSFSRMRSEKEVAGAISHYRKGEAGDWENHFDDDIHEAFAAATGDLVELLGYPVPSRIPHQRTE from the coding sequence ATGATCAATCGCACCGTCACGTTCGCCAAACATCACACACCCAATTCCGTACGCGTCGTAGCACGCCGGATGTTGCTCGAGGCGCACAACGCCAAGGTGCGGATGACGGTGCCGGTGCAAGCGCCGAGTGCGTACGAGAACGTCTTCCACTGTGCGATGCGCAAGACGGCGAGTCAGTGGATCAAGGCGATGCTCAGCGACCCTCTCGTCTACCGTCATTCGGGTCTGCTGCCCTACGATCCGCGCCCGTACAAGTGGCAGCACCCGGAGCCCTTCCCGTCCGGGCGGATCGTCTCGTCGCTCTTCCTCTCCCACAAGAAGTTCCAGGCCATACCCCGTCCCGAGCGGTGCCGGGCCTTCTTCGTCATGCGCGATCCGCGCGACATCGTCGTGTCGAGCTACTTCTCCACGCGCAGCTCGCACACGCCCATGGGCGACATTCCCCGCGTCCGCAAGGTGCTGCTGGAAAAGCCGCGGAAGGAGGGCCTGCTGTACGTCATCAGTCATCTGACCGCCAAAGGTTCCTTCAAGGCACTGCGGTCGTGGGCGGTCGCTCCGGAAGCGGACGACATCCGCCTGTTCCGCTACGAGGATCTGACCGGACCCGATCAGCGGGCGGAGGTCGACCGGTTACTGCGCCACTGCGGGATCGTCCTGCCTCCCGCTGAATTGGACAGCCTTCTTTCCCATTACAGCTTCTCCCGCATGCGGAGTGAAAAAGAGGTTGCCGGTGCGATCTCGCACTACCGCAAAGGCGAGGCCGGTGATTGGGAGAACCATTTCGACGACGACATCCACGAGGCCTTCGCCGCGGCGACCGGCGACCTCGTCGAGCTGCTCGGCTACCCGGTGCCGAGCCGGATCCCGCACCAGCGGACCGAGTGA
- a CDS encoding bifunctional sugar phosphate isomerase/epimerase/4-hydroxyphenylpyruvate dioxygenase family protein: MTAPLRRSIATVCLSGTLDDKLTAAAAAGFDGIELFENDLVVAPWSPSEIRTRCAGLGLSIDLYQPFRDFEAVPADRLRANLARAERKFAVMAELGTSTVLVCSSVSPEAIDDDDLAAEQLSLLADRAAAHGMRIAYEALAWGRHVSTWDRSWRIVERAGHPALGLCLDSFHVLSRDADPAGIAGITPGKVFFLQLADAPKLHMDVLQWSRHHRLFPGQGAFDLPRFVGSVLTTGYDGPLSLEVFNDVFRQSDPARTAVDAMRSLTALEDRLDPVREVPLRRLPAAPALTRHAFTEFTVDGNSGPELREALRGLGFTHTGQHRTKPVELWEQQACRIVLNSAVTRAQAPGAAAISALAISSSDPLSSLRRAAALLAPASPNVREPGETELAAITAPDGTSIFVTRPDDAWRSDFLPTGETPAPGAGLTGVDHLGLAQPFDHFDEAGLFYQSVLGLDHLATEEYAAPFGLTRSRALADPGRTVRLALTVSLLRRGDWAPAVADPQHVAFATTDLVASAEALTRSGAILLPVPDNYYADLAARFGLSDGTVTALHRHGILYDRDEDGGELLHLYTPVLGGRVFFELVERRHGYDRFGEPNAPVRMAAQRHRRLHPATP, from the coding sequence ATGACCGCACCACTGCGCCGGTCGATCGCGACGGTGTGCCTCTCCGGCACGCTGGACGACAAGCTCACCGCGGCCGCCGCCGCGGGTTTCGACGGCATCGAGCTCTTCGAGAACGACCTCGTGGTGGCGCCCTGGTCACCCTCGGAGATCCGCACCCGCTGCGCCGGCCTCGGCCTGTCCATCGACCTGTACCAGCCGTTCCGCGACTTCGAGGCGGTGCCGGCCGACCGGTTGCGGGCCAATCTGGCCCGCGCCGAGCGCAAGTTCGCGGTGATGGCCGAGCTCGGCACGTCGACGGTCCTGGTCTGCTCGTCGGTCTCCCCGGAGGCGATCGACGACGACGATCTGGCGGCCGAGCAGCTGTCGCTCCTGGCCGATCGGGCCGCGGCGCACGGGATGCGCATCGCCTACGAGGCGCTCGCGTGGGGACGGCACGTCTCGACCTGGGACCGGTCGTGGCGGATCGTCGAGCGCGCCGGCCACCCCGCGCTCGGGCTCTGCCTCGACTCCTTCCACGTGCTGTCGCGCGACGCCGACCCGGCCGGGATCGCCGGCATCACACCCGGCAAGGTCTTCTTCCTCCAGCTCGCCGACGCGCCGAAGCTGCACATGGACGTGCTGCAGTGGAGCCGCCACCACCGGCTCTTCCCCGGCCAGGGCGCCTTCGACCTGCCCCGCTTTGTCGGGTCGGTGCTCACCACCGGGTACGACGGGCCGCTGTCGCTCGAGGTCTTCAACGACGTCTTCCGTCAGTCGGACCCCGCGCGGACCGCGGTCGACGCGATGCGCTCCCTGACCGCGCTGGAGGACCGTCTCGACCCGGTCCGCGAGGTTCCCCTGCGGCGGCTGCCCGCCGCACCGGCGCTGACCCGGCACGCCTTCACCGAGTTCACGGTGGACGGCAACTCCGGTCCGGAGCTCCGCGAGGCCCTGCGCGGCCTCGGTTTCACCCACACCGGCCAGCACCGCACCAAACCGGTGGAGCTGTGGGAGCAGCAGGCCTGCCGCATCGTCCTGAACAGCGCGGTGACCCGGGCACAGGCACCGGGAGCAGCGGCGATCAGCGCTCTGGCGATCAGCAGCAGTGACCCGCTGAGCTCGCTGCGCCGGGCCGCGGCGCTGCTCGCGCCGGCCTCCCCCAACGTCCGCGAGCCCGGCGAGACCGAACTCGCCGCGATCACCGCGCCCGACGGCACCAGCATCTTCGTGACCCGGCCCGACGACGCCTGGCGCAGCGACTTCCTGCCGACCGGCGAGACGCCCGCGCCCGGAGCCGGCCTGACCGGCGTCGACCACCTCGGGCTGGCGCAGCCCTTCGACCACTTCGACGAGGCCGGTCTCTTCTACCAGTCGGTGCTCGGCCTGGACCACCTGGCGACGGAGGAATACGCGGCGCCGTTCGGGCTCACCCGCTCACGCGCCCTGGCCGACCCCGGCCGGACCGTGCGCCTCGCCCTGACCGTCTCGCTGCTGCGCCGCGGTGACTGGGCACCCGCGGTCGCCGACCCGCAGCACGTCGCCTTCGCCACCACGGACCTCGTCGCCAGCGCCGAGGCACTCACCCGGTCCGGCGCGATCCTGCTTCCGGTCCCGGACAACTACTACGCGGACCTCGCGGCCCGGTTCGGCCTTTCCGACGGTACGGTCACAGCGCTGCACCGCCACGGCATCCTCTACGACCGCGACGAGGACGGCGGCGAGTTGCTGCACCTCTACACACCGGTCCTCGGCGGCCGGGTGTTCTTCGAGCTCGTCGAGCGACGGCACGGATACGACCGCTTCGGCGAGCCCAACGCGCCGGTCCGGATGGCGGCACAACGCCACCGCCGCCTGCACCCGGCTACCCCCTGA
- a CDS encoding TetR/AcrR family transcriptional regulator, producing MSVDVAPPATGQRRRDAERTRAEILDVATDEFAERGYSGARVDEIAGRTRTTKRMIYYYFGGKEQLYLAVLERAYAEIRAAERTVDIDHLDPVAAVRRLAEVTFDHHEAHPAFIQLVGVENAQHAKHLAHVAHLVDLNSSAVAVLHGVLDRGRRDGVFRTDVDALDVHMMISSFCFFRVANRHTFGALFDRDLLDPERRGHYRTMLGDFVTGYLRL from the coding sequence GCCGAGATCCTCGACGTGGCCACCGACGAGTTCGCCGAGCGTGGGTACAGCGGCGCCCGGGTCGACGAGATCGCCGGGCGCACCCGCACCACGAAACGGATGATCTACTACTACTTCGGCGGCAAGGAGCAGCTCTACCTGGCGGTCCTGGAGCGTGCGTACGCGGAGATCCGGGCCGCCGAGCGCACCGTCGACATCGACCATCTCGACCCGGTCGCCGCGGTCCGCCGCCTCGCCGAGGTCACCTTCGACCATCACGAGGCGCATCCGGCGTTCATCCAGCTCGTCGGGGTCGAGAACGCCCAGCACGCCAAGCATCTGGCCCACGTGGCCCATCTCGTGGACCTCAACAGCTCCGCCGTCGCCGTGCTGCACGGCGTCCTGGACCGCGGCCGGCGCGACGGCGTCTTCCGCACGGACGTCGACGCGCTCGACGTCCACATGATGATCAGCTCGTTCTGCTTCTTCCGCGTCGCCAACCGCCACACCTTCGGCGCGCTCTTCGACCGGGACCTGCTCGACCCGGAGCGGCGCGGCCACTACCGCACCATGCTGGGCGACTTCGTGACCGGATATCTGCGACTCTGA